The genomic region AAATTCTTAGCATGAGCCTTGGAGGTCCAGTATATGATCATGCCTATTCAGATGCCATCACATATTCACTTGATCACGATGTTATTGTAGTTGCTGCAGCAGGTAATGGAGGTGATGACGGCATAGGTGATGATAATGATATCACTCCACAGTATCCAAGCAGTTTTTCTCAGGAGAATGTAATTGCGGTTGCGGCGCTTGACCAGGCTTATGAGCTAGCTGATTTCTCGAATTTTGGATCCACAAGCGTGGATGTAGGGGCTCCTGGAACCAATATTTGGAGCGCCTATGATATAGAATTGATTGATTGGGATGTGATAACAAATGATTATTCCAGCGGCTGGACATTGACCGGTGATTGGAATATCTGGGACTATAGTGGTGATGGAAGCCTGTATCTTCTCAGAAATCCCTCAGACTGGTACTTCTCCAATTACGCAAACAATGCTGATGACAGCGCTTATCAAAGTTTTGATCTATCCGGATGGGATGGAGCATTCTTTACATCTGGGATATGTTTTGATTTGCAGGATGGTTATGATTTTCTGAATATATATGCCAGCCCTAGTTCCGGTAATCCATGTTTAGATGTCAACAATTTAGTAGATTACTGGACTGGCACAACACCAGGTTATAACGATCCCCCAGGTTACTATACATTTTATCCATTTGATTTTGATGTCAGTAGTTGTGCAACAAGCACTGGCACAGTGGGGATCAACCTTACGTCCAATGACTCTGTAACGGCAGGCGGGATAGCCCTATGGAATTACTCTTTTTCCCGTATCCACCTTGCAGATAATCTCTATGCCTGCTGGAACGGCACATCAATGGCCACGCCCCATGTTTCCGGACTAGCTGCAATGATATGGGCATACAATCCGGATTACACCTATGCGGATGTAATCAATTCAGTAAAAAATGGCGGAGATGATGTTTCTGCTCTAAGCGGCAATACAACGACAGGCAAAGCGGTTGACGCATGGGGTTCCCTCTGCTACATCAATCAACCAACAGGGGTTACGGCAACCCTCGAATAAGGGGAATAGGCTTAAGGATATGCTAATTCACAATACTATCAGCATGATTAAGGCCACAAGCATTGTGTCAGTCATTCTCATTATGATGTGCTGTTCAAATACCGGCAATTACAATGGGGATCAGCCCATTGTAATAAAGAAATCTCACAATAAACCAAATCAAGGAAAGAACAGGGCACCAGGTGAGTATATCGTCACTGTCCGCGAGGGCAGTGACGATTCGGTCATTTTAAATAGTTTCTCTTCCTATGGGCTAATTAGGATAAAATCTATACATAAATATAAGGGCAGGCATACATACCTGATAAAATTGAAAAAGGACCCAGGGATTGAGGAATTGGAGAAGAGAATCCGGAAATCAGATATGTTATTGCATATTCAGCCGAATTATATTTATAGGATAAACCGTCCATGATATACTCTGACAATTTCTAGGCAGATAAATATTATTACGCTACCAATTCACTTGTTTGACTAACCTTTCACTTTACTCCAGAATCGCCCTAAAAGACATTTTCTCATGATAGTAATTGGTTTTCTTCTCTCTACCTATTAACCCTCGACATAAAGTGCTTGTATGATCCCATTTCAAAATGTAGTGGAGATGAATAAGTAGGGGCGAAGGGCCCTTCGCCCCTACATCGATTACTCCTTTCTCCTTAATTCAAACCTGAATCCATCATCCATCTCAATAGTCAAAAAATTTCCCTTCAAATCAAAAAGACACTCAACAGTCTCCCTATCATTATCAATGAATAAGGATCAGATTTTGACCATTTACATGATAGCATCCATTAGCATTCGTTTCATCCCAATTGAACATGAAGCGACGATCTCGTTGAAATAGAAACACAGCGCGTCCTGGTTCTGTTACTGGTTCCGTGTTATTAAAGATGGGACCATCGGGGTATGTTATCAAGGAGCTTGACCAGCGTCCGACAAGCTTATGCTCAAGCATATGGAAATTACATAATGCACACCCTGATTGATATCCAACCGATGTAATTATCAGGAAAAGAAGAATTCTCATTAAAACTGATTTTATCATTAGCTCCACGTCTAGTCAAATATTCCACTCATCTTGCCGGAGAAGACTACTATCCCCTTCTCATTGAAATATTGCATACATCCCCGCGTGAAAATAATTGAAATCATTCCCCTTTTCACCTTGTATGTTGATTTATGCTTTTCTCTAATCTATCCACTAAGGC from Spirochaetota bacterium harbors:
- a CDS encoding S8 family serine peptidase, encoding ILSMSLGGPVYDHAYSDAITYSLDHDVIVVAAAGNGGDDGIGDDNDITPQYPSSFSQENVIAVAALDQAYELADFSNFGSTSVDVGAPGTNIWSAYDIELIDWDVITNDYSSGWTLTGDWNIWDYSGDGSLYLLRNPSDWYFSNYANNADDSAYQSFDLSGWDGAFFTSGICFDLQDGYDFLNIYASPSSGNPCLDVNNLVDYWTGTTPGYNDPPGYYTFYPFDFDVSSCATSTGTVGINLTSNDSVTAGGIALWNYSFSRIHLADNLYACWNGTSMATPHVSGLAAMIWAYNPDYTYADVINSVKNGGDDVSALSGNTTTGKAVDAWGSLCYINQPTGVTATLE